DNA sequence from the Desulfurobacterium indicum genome:
CCGAAAAACTTGTCTCCATTCTAAAGCAGATGGGATACAAGCCTGAAAAAGTTCCATCTGACGAAGAGAACACAAAGTATGTATTTGCAGATAAACACGTCTTTGCAAGATTCGGAGTATATATTGTTCATGCAGGTATACTGATAGTCCTCGTGGGAGGGTTGTTAACCGCTATCTTCGGATACAGAGGTTATATGAACCTTGCCGAAGGTTCTAAAAGTAATCTTGTAACCTTATTTGGGAACGGAAAGATCATAGAGCTTCCTTTTGAAGTTCAGTGTGACAAATTCACCATAGATTTCTACCCTTCCGGAATGCCTAAAGCCTACATTAGCGATCTTGAAGTTATAGAAAATGGAAAAACCGTTAAAAAGCAGCGAATCGTTGTCAATACTCCACTTTCATACAGAGGAATCTATTTCTACCAGGCAAACTATGGAAAGGGAAGAGTTTACTTCTTCAAAAAGGTAAATCAAAAAGCAAAAGAACAACCTATAATAGACGCTTTAGGACAACCTTTTTACGTAGGAAAAGGAAAAGACGGCATCAAATATTACCTGTCACCAGTAGCAATGGACGGGCAGTTTATATTTGTAGATTTAATAACCCAAAACGGAGAAACGCTGGCACAGGCAAAGATGACATCCGGACAGTGGTATAGAATCCCTCAGACTGGGCAATTTGTAGCTATCGGTGGAGCCGACAATGCATTTTACACAGGTTTGCAAGTTTCCTACGACCCAGGCACATGGGTCGTATGGGCAGGAAGCACCATAATGGTAATAGGGCTTTTTGTGGCTTTCTTTATACCTCATAAGAGAATTCTTGCAAGAATTAGGCAGGTTAAAGAAGATAAGGTCAATATTGTAATAGCAGGTAGAACAAATAAAGGGTTTGAATCCCTTGAGAAAGATATGGAAAAAATCTTAGGGGTTCTTAAGTCTTCATACTGTAATATTTTAGCCCCTAAGGAGGAAAACCATGATTAATTCTGTCCAGCTCTTTAACATTGGAATGGTGGTTTTTCTTGCTGCTTCTGTCTTCTACACCATTCATGCATTTTCAAAATCAGAAACAGCCGGAAAAATTGCTACTTACCTTTCACTCCTGGGTGTCGGTGTCCAGGGTGTAGCATTTGTAGTAAGAGGAATGGAAAAAGCCAGGCTTAACATGGTAAGTGACTGGCTTGCATTTTACAAGTATGCACCTTTCACCAATATGTATGAATCCCTAATGCTCTTCGGATGGTCAATAGTGATCATCTATCTCATATTCGAGAAAAAATACAAAAACAAAATCTTCGGAATGTTTGTTCTTCCTCTGGCAGTAATCTCTGAAGCTTCCACACAGATTTTAGGTTTCAACCCTGAAGCACAGCCTCTGGTTCCTGCTCTCCAGAGTAACTGGCTTCTGTTTCACGTCGTAACAACCTTTATCGGATACGCAGGCTTCGCAGTAAGTGCCGGAGTAGCATTTGCCTACTTTGCCAAAAGAGAAGACACCAATAGAACCGACTGGGCTGTTGTTTTCCTGACAACCGTTTTCACCGTATTCTTCATCATCTACTCAGCTTACAGAACCAACCTTCTTATGTTTTTAGCTATATCAGTAGTAGTAGCAGGACTTTTTACACTCTTTCTCATGTGGCTTAACAAGAGTAAATACTCCAAGTATCTACCGCCAATTGAAACTCTTGAAGATATTATGTATCAATCTGCAGCTGTGGGATTTGTGTTTTTAACTATCGGAATCATACTGGGTGCAGTATGGGCTAAATATGCGTGGGGCGGTTACTGGTCATGGGATCCAAAAGAGACATGGTCACTTATTACGTGGCTTGTCTATTCTGCATACCTGCATGCAAGATATATTAAAGGGCTCTCTGGAAAACCGCTCGCATACTTCACAATCATTGGATTTTTATGTGTAATCTTTACATACTACGGAGTAAATCTCATTTTACCTGGACTTCACAGCTACGCACAATAAAAAAAGCCCGGTTTTACCGGGCTTTTTACTCAAAAACTTGCAACAGAAGAGATTTAGACTATATTTTAGAAGCGTCATATAGGACCGTAGCTCAGTGGGAGAGCGCCACCTTGACGCGGTGGAGGTCAGGGGTTCGAAACCCCTCGGTCCTACCATTTAAATCTCCTTGTACATATCCGGAAGCATAAATCTCCTTAATTTTCCTATTCTTGTTCTCGGAAGTTCTCTATCTGTTAATTTAAACTCCTTAACTTTCTTATAAGACTGAAGATGTCTTGTCGTTCTTTTCACTTCCTGCTTTATAAACTCATGAATATCTTCTACGCCTTCCTCTATTAAAAGTTCAAAATCAGGTCTGATAATAGCCTTGATAACACCATCTTCTTCAAAAACGCCAACTTCAAGGATATAGTTGCTCTTAAAAATTTCATTTTCAATATCTTCAGGATATACATTCTTACCGTTATCAAGCACAATAACATCTTTTGCACGTCCGGTAATGTGAATAAAACCATCATCATCAATAAAACCTAAATCTCCGGTATAAAACCATCCATCTCTTATAACCGCCTCTGTCTCTTCAGGACGGTTGTAATAACCTTTCATCACATTATCGCCTTTAACTACAATTTCTCCGTTAACTATTTTTACTTCAACACCTTTAATCGGCAGTCCTGCCGAACCTATCTTCTTCTTATCAGGTCTATTAACAGAAACAAGGGGAGATGTTTCTGTAAGACCATAACCCTCCAAAATATTAAAACCTAATGCTTCCAGACCTTTAGCAACTTCAACATTCAATTTAGCTCCACCAGAAATCATAAACCTTAAAGACGGTCCTATCTTTTTATGAACCTCTTTAAACACCGCTCTTTGAAGCTTCTTTATGCCAACTTTCTTAAACAACTTAAGAGCAGAATTGACGATACTTTTCTTTGGACCTGAAAGTTTTCCTATTTCCACCATTATATTATGGTAAATAACCTGATAAAGCTTAGGAACACCTACCATAATGGTTACGTTCTGTTCCCTTATAGTAGAAAGTATGTCGTTCGGCGTAAGCTTCTCTATAAAAGCAACGGGGAGAGCTTCTACAATAGGTAAAATTGCCGTAACAAGCAGCGGGTAGGTATGATGGAAA
Encoded proteins:
- a CDS encoding AMP-binding protein, which codes for MFLERVVENLEKKSDKVVLIDKKNGKYIPLTFKDLKKRISTIQDKLSELNEEDRVVIFMENSPLWIASLFAVIFKRGIAVPSDYLLSEKEIFNIFRDAQPRYIITSSANEEKVKKAVKKLGYKPAVINVDKLSFDEDKPLTVKVPDIDEVAVILYTSGTTGNPKGVMLTYKNLNHNIEGIEDTGVLRENDRFAAILPFHHTYPLLVTAILPIVEALPVAFIEKLTPNDILSTIREQNVTIMVGVPKLYQVIYHNIMVEIGKLSGPKKSIVNSALKLFKKVGIKKLQRAVFKEVHKKIGPSLRFMISGGAKLNVEVAKGLEALGFNILEGYGLTETSPLVSVNRPDKKKIGSAGLPIKGVEVKIVNGEIVVKGDNVMKGYYNRPEETEAVIRDGWFYTGDLGFIDDDGFIHITGRAKDVIVLDNGKNVYPEDIENEIFKSNYILEVGVFEEDGVIKAIIRPDFELLIEEGVEDIHEFIKQEVKRTTRHLQSYKKVKEFKLTDRELPRTRIGKLRRFMLPDMYKEI
- the resB gene encoding cytochrome c biogenesis protein ResB, which encodes MLKSLYRLFSSVKVAIIILLSLAVTSIIGTIVEQQQNPDKYLREYGEVTYKIFKFLGFTDVYHSWWYILLLVLLAINLTVCSIERLPKIWKIAKNPKKKLREGAENAYRLVHKLTLSASNPDEVAEKLVSILKQMGYKPEKVPSDEENTKYVFADKHVFARFGVYIVHAGILIVLVGGLLTAIFGYRGYMNLAEGSKSNLVTLFGNGKIIELPFEVQCDKFTIDFYPSGMPKAYISDLEVIENGKTVKKQRIVVNTPLSYRGIYFYQANYGKGRVYFFKKVNQKAKEQPIIDALGQPFYVGKGKDGIKYYLSPVAMDGQFIFVDLITQNGETLAQAKMTSGQWYRIPQTGQFVAIGGADNAFYTGLQVSYDPGTWVVWAGSTIMVIGLFVAFFIPHKRILARIRQVKEDKVNIVIAGRTNKGFESLEKDMEKILGVLKSSYCNILAPKEENHD
- the ccsB gene encoding c-type cytochrome biogenesis protein CcsB produces the protein MINSVQLFNIGMVVFLAASVFYTIHAFSKSETAGKIATYLSLLGVGVQGVAFVVRGMEKARLNMVSDWLAFYKYAPFTNMYESLMLFGWSIVIIYLIFEKKYKNKIFGMFVLPLAVISEASTQILGFNPEAQPLVPALQSNWLLFHVVTTFIGYAGFAVSAGVAFAYFAKREDTNRTDWAVVFLTTVFTVFFIIYSAYRTNLLMFLAISVVVAGLFTLFLMWLNKSKYSKYLPPIETLEDIMYQSAAVGFVFLTIGIILGAVWAKYAWGGYWSWDPKETWSLITWLVYSAYLHARYIKGLSGKPLAYFTIIGFLCVIFTYYGVNLILPGLHSYAQ